A window of Proteus columbae contains these coding sequences:
- a CDS encoding PLP-dependent aminotransferase family protein → MKQKKTAYFPNLVLEEGPIGSQIYHAIRKAILDGRLSSGSRLPSSRTLAEMMSISRNSVIAGFERLIDEGYLFTRRGAGTFVASTIPDAIISDKWAKTTNPASSLLIENPLETLNPNMQKAQDFWQQSQPNINSNPIFHVGVGCVDLFPHELWGRLLGRVWRQSKKALATFNSPTGYTPLKEMICQYMQSTRGLYCQPEQIIIVNGTQQAINLTTRVLLKEGDAVWLDDPGYDSARGIFTSYGIKSHPINSDIDGMDIFQGIEQCPEAKLVFTTPSHQFPLGNTLSLSRRIALLEWASSHNVWIFEDDYNSEFRYHSKPIQSLQGLDKYQRVIYAGTFSKMMYPGFRLGFLVVPQTLVDAFKVAKYYTDSHSGFLEQATLALFISQGHYARHVRRIRKACYERYQVLTNAIKTHLSHVFCVEPTDSGIHIVCWLLAGYTEEYIVKKGQEIGLAIQPLSRYCMQAYPKQGVLLGYAAHNSTEIENSITRLAQVLSE, encoded by the coding sequence ATGAAACAGAAAAAAACAGCTTATTTTCCTAACCTTGTTTTAGAGGAAGGACCTATTGGTTCTCAGATTTATCACGCGATTAGAAAAGCTATTTTAGATGGGCGTTTATCTTCTGGTAGTCGCTTACCATCAAGCCGTACCTTAGCTGAAATGATGTCGATTTCCCGTAATTCTGTTATTGCAGGATTTGAACGTTTAATTGATGAAGGTTATTTATTTACTCGACGCGGTGCAGGTACTTTTGTTGCAAGTACAATCCCTGATGCCATTATTTCTGATAAGTGGGCTAAAACAACCAATCCAGCCTCTTCTTTGTTAATAGAAAATCCGTTAGAAACGCTAAATCCGAATATGCAAAAAGCACAGGATTTTTGGCAACAATCGCAACCCAATATAAACAGTAACCCTATTTTTCACGTCGGAGTCGGATGTGTTGATCTTTTTCCACATGAACTTTGGGGAAGATTATTAGGGCGTGTTTGGCGGCAATCAAAAAAAGCACTCGCAACATTTAATTCGCCAACAGGCTATACCCCATTAAAAGAGATGATATGCCAATATATGCAATCAACTCGTGGTCTTTATTGCCAACCTGAACAAATCATTATTGTAAATGGAACACAGCAAGCGATTAACCTCACCACCAGAGTATTATTAAAAGAAGGCGATGCCGTTTGGTTAGATGATCCTGGTTATGACAGCGCACGAGGGATCTTCACATCTTATGGTATAAAATCACACCCAATAAATTCAGATATTGATGGAATGGATATTTTTCAAGGAATAGAGCAGTGTCCTGAAGCAAAACTTGTTTTTACAACACCTTCACATCAATTCCCTTTAGGTAATACCCTCTCACTTTCACGCCGTATTGCGTTATTAGAGTGGGCATCATCCCATAATGTGTGGATCTTTGAAGATGACTACAATAGCGAATTTCGCTATCACTCCAAACCCATTCAATCTCTACAAGGTTTAGATAAATACCAGCGCGTTATTTATGCCGGTACATTTTCAAAAATGATGTATCCCGGGTTTCGTTTAGGCTTTTTAGTCGTGCCTCAAACTTTAGTTGACGCTTTTAAAGTCGCTAAATACTACACCGACTCTCACTCAGGCTTTTTAGAGCAAGCAACATTAGCGCTGTTTATTTCTCAAGGTCATTATGCACGCCATGTTCGACGAATACGAAAAGCCTGCTATGAACGTTATCAAGTATTGACTAATGCCATAAAAACACATTTATCTCATGTTTTCTGTGTTGAACCGACAGACTCTGGGATCCATATTGTCTGCTGGCTACTGGCTGGCTACACAGAAGAATATATTGTTAAAAAAGGGCAAGAAATTGGCTTAGCTATACAGCCTTTATCACGTTACTGCATGCAAGCTTATCCTAAACAGGGCGTATTATTAGGATATGCAGCTCATAATTCTACCGAAATTGAAAACAGTATTACGCGACTTGCTCAAGTTTTATCTGAATAA
- a CDS encoding GNAT family N-acetyltransferase, translating to MSTTPITVSIQFVEQAHYAQWLPHWLSYQVFYKVELSEEITLKTWARFFDEKEPVYCAVAMEGEKVLGFVHYLFHRSTWAESDFCYLEDLFVSPDIRGRHVGKQLIEFVNQQAKQRDCARLYWHTQETNLRGQRLYNWVAEKPGVIEYRMAL from the coding sequence ATGAGCACAACACCAATAACTGTTTCAATTCAGTTTGTTGAACAAGCGCATTATGCTCAATGGTTGCCACATTGGTTAAGTTATCAAGTATTTTATAAAGTTGAGTTATCAGAAGAAATTACATTAAAAACATGGGCACGTTTTTTTGATGAAAAAGAGCCTGTTTATTGTGCCGTAGCGATGGAAGGTGAAAAGGTATTGGGTTTTGTTCATTACCTTTTTCATCGTTCAACATGGGCTGAAAGTGATTTTTGTTATTTAGAAGATTTATTTGTTTCACCAGATATACGCGGCCGCCACGTAGGTAAGCAACTTATTGAGTTTGTTAATCAACAAGCAAAACAGCGTGATTGTGCTCGTTTATATTGGCATACACAGGAAACCAACTTACGCGGTCAACGTTTATATAACTGGGTGGCAGAAAAACCAGGTGTGATTGAATACCGTATGGCGCTGTAA
- a CDS encoding tetratricopeptide repeat protein produces the protein MTFIKSISTFISLMTLFFSFSLHANFEEQEKRVFEQTRTEALNHNAQAQYQLAEMYLMGTGVEKNLFNAQLWANEAIKNNYADAYALLADLYLFNTDPYFKNHYVDARKLATTAANKGSIRGKISLATALIAPLSGETDYKKAIALLEEAAATHQPELVYAPIWLGVLYSGVGNVPVDTEKANMWFAKANEITFEGFAQAMASFMFSGQYHIIEPNKQKADELMKQACEEAKKVGNEFYCQQAFN, from the coding sequence ATGACATTTATTAAATCTATTTCGACCTTTATCAGTTTAATGACCCTTTTCTTCTCTTTTTCTTTGCATGCTAATTTTGAAGAACAAGAAAAAAGAGTGTTTGAACAAACCCGCACAGAAGCACTAAACCATAATGCACAAGCTCAATATCAATTGGCTGAAATGTATTTAATGGGAACGGGTGTAGAAAAAAATCTCTTTAATGCACAACTGTGGGCTAATGAAGCCATAAAAAATAATTATGCCGATGCCTACGCACTACTTGCTGATCTCTATTTATTTAATACTGACCCTTATTTTAAAAATCATTATGTTGATGCAAGAAAGTTAGCAACAACCGCAGCGAATAAAGGAAGCATAAGAGGAAAAATCAGTCTGGCAACAGCCCTGATAGCACCTTTATCTGGTGAAACCGATTATAAAAAAGCAATTGCATTATTAGAAGAAGCCGCAGCAACGCATCAACCTGAACTTGTTTATGCGCCGATTTGGTTAGGTGTTCTTTATAGCGGAGTAGGTAATGTCCCTGTAGATACTGAAAAAGCGAATATGTGGTTTGCAAAAGCCAACGAAATAACTTTTGAAGGATTTGCTCAAGCAATGGCCTCTTTTATGTTCTCTGGTCAATATCATATTATCGAACCAAATAAGCAAAAAGCTGACGAACTAATGAAACAGGCTTGTGAAGAAGCAAAAAAAGTTGGCAATGAATTCTATTGCCAACAAGCGTTTAACTAA
- the murQ gene encoding N-acetylmuramic acid 6-phosphate etherase codes for MAIDLSNLVTESRNHNSENIDTLSTFDMLKVINNEDKKVPLAVEKALPEIAQLVDKVAIAFSQGGRLIYCGAGTSGRLGILDASECPPTYGTPHDMVIGLIAGGHKAILQAVENAEDNIQLGEQDLRQLNFNEKDVLVGIAASGRTPYVIGALNYAKSLGATTGAISCNPESPIAQIADIAITPIVGAEVVTGSSRMKAGTAQKLILNMITTAAMIKIGKVFGNLMVDVEATNAKLVERQVRIVMQATECERAIAEQALSQCQRHCKTAILMILANVDAQQAAQMLNQNKGFIRKALE; via the coding sequence ATGGCGATTGACCTTAGCAATCTTGTCACTGAAAGTAGAAATCATAACAGTGAAAATATAGACACACTTTCAACATTCGATATGCTAAAAGTCATCAATAATGAAGATAAAAAAGTGCCATTAGCAGTCGAGAAAGCGTTACCTGAAATTGCTCAATTAGTTGATAAAGTTGCAATTGCTTTTTCTCAAGGTGGTCGCCTTATTTATTGCGGAGCAGGTACATCGGGACGATTAGGGATTTTAGATGCCAGTGAATGCCCTCCAACTTATGGTACACCTCATGATATGGTGATTGGTTTAATTGCTGGTGGACACAAAGCTATTTTACAAGCTGTCGAGAATGCAGAAGATAATATTCAATTAGGTGAACAAGATTTACGCCAACTTAATTTTAATGAAAAAGATGTATTAGTGGGTATTGCTGCGAGCGGCAGAACCCCTTATGTCATTGGTGCTTTAAATTATGCAAAATCATTAGGGGCGACAACAGGTGCCATTAGCTGTAATCCTGAAAGCCCTATTGCACAAATTGCAGATATCGCTATTACACCGATTGTGGGAGCTGAGGTGGTCACAGGATCATCACGAATGAAAGCGGGCACAGCACAAAAGCTTATCTTAAATATGATAACAACGGCTGCGATGATAAAAATCGGCAAAGTGTTTGGTAATTTGATGGTGGATGTTGAAGCGACCAATGCCAAGCTTGTTGAGCGCCAAGTTCGTATTGTGATGCAAGCAACAGAGTGTGAAAGAGCTATTGCTGAACAAGCGTTATCACAATGTCAGCGTCACTGTAAAACGGCAATTTTGATGATCTTAGCAAACGTAGATGCACAGCAAGCTGCACAGATGCTTAATCAAAATAAAGGGTTTATTAGAAAGGCGTTGGAATAG